GATGTTGGACTCTCTCGGGTTCACGGGGAAGACCGTCCAGCCCTGGCGGACGAAGGCGCGGACGGCCTTGTTGCCAAACTTGGAGCGGTCATTGGAGGCGCCGAGGATGGCGATGGCTCGCATCCGCGGAGTTTCGCGGAGCGGTTCTGTGGACGCAAACGCGATCTGCGAATCGGGCGGGTCACGTTTGCCGGCGGCACGAAGTGGGGTTGAATGAAACTGCGTTCCACCGTCGAGGCGCCGGCGTGATTGACTTTCCAATTCGCCCGATTAGCCTCGCCTCACCTCACCAATCCACGAGGCAAACTTATGAAACCGCAACTTCACGGTTCACAGCCCGGACGCGAACAACATTCGCTTGGGTTCACGCTCATCGAATTGCTCGTGGTCATCGCAATCATCGCCCTGCTTGCCGGGATGTTGCTGCCCGCATTGGCGCAAGCCAAGGAGAAGGGCCGACGCGCAAAGTGCATCAACAACATGAAGCAGATGGGACTCGGTTGGCTGATGTATAATGGGGATTTTGACGGGCGCCTGCCGCGGAACCCGGACGGCGGCGCCGCCGGGTCACCGGGGAATCGTGGCTGGGTCCGCGGCTGGCTCGACTGCCAGAACTCGACACCGGATAACACGAACACTGACTACCTGATAGGGCAGTCACAAGTGACCAACGGCTCCATCGGCTACGGTTACGTGGTGAGCGCCGAGGTTTACAAGTGCCCGTCGGACCGCAGTCAGGACAGCGCCTTCGGGAAGAACCTCGTGCGGTCGGTTTCGATGAACAGTTGGGTGAACCCCGGACGCGGGTTTGGCGCGCCGGACTTCGCTCCCGCCTTTGAGAGCTACCGGCGCGACGTCGACTTCGTCAAACGCAAGCCGCAGGACGCCTTTGTGTTCCTGGACGAGCGCGAAGACAGCCGCAACGACGGGTGGTTCTGGGTTTCGAGCCGCGGCTACGGCGCGACGCCCGTTCCCGCTGATTACTTGATCGTGGATTTTCCCGGGTCTTACCACGTGAAGGCCTCCGTCTTGTCCTTTGCCGACGGCCACGTGGAAATGCACCGCTGGGTGGACCCGCGGACGACGCCACCCGTGAGATTTCGTCAGTTGCTTCCGCTGTTTCAGGCGTCGCCAAACAACCTCGACGTGGCTTGGATGCAGGAGCACGCGACGTCGCCGTGATGGATCGCGAGGTCCGCCCTGTGGCGGCAACTGCTTACAGCATGAAAAGCCCGGTTCTTGCCTCGTTCGTAATCGTGCTGCTGGTGGCTTGCAAGGAAGAGCCACCGCCCTCCGCGCCGCCGCCCGCGATTGCCAAGCCGCCGGGTTCCACCAAGCCAACCGCCGCGCCTGCAAGGGATGACCAGCCGAAGGCGAATTTCGAGCCCTCAGCCCCCATCCCGGCGCGGGCCGAGAACCAACTGCCCAGCCGCGATGAAATCTACGAAGCCACGCGCAAGTTCGGGATGGACTTCAAGCGCCCCGCCTCGGGCATCGAGGAACTGGTCAGTCGCGGCTACATCAAGCCCATCCCGCCGCCGCCGCCCGGCAAGAAATACGTGCTCAACCAGCGCGGCGCGTCGCTCATGGTCGTGGACAAGTAGCGCGCCCGGCGGACGGCGGCGATTGGCGCTTCTTGGCCTGATTTGTGGCGGTTTCAGCCCTTGACCCGACTGCATCGATTGATATGCTCCACCGCCGATGAACGGACTCGCCCTTCAAGCCGCGCTGGTAGTCGTCGCCGTAACCGGCGATGCCGCCGGGTTTGCTTGTCGGGCGTGAGCGCCAGATTTCGACAACAACCCACGGCTGGAAACGGTCGTGGGTTTTTTGTTCGCCCGCGGCTGCGAACCGCCGGCAAACCGCAATACACATGAGCAAGACCGCCCAAACCGCCCAGTCCCGCGCGCCCAAGGCCGTGCGCCGGCCGGCAGACGCACGCGAGGTCGGCCCCGCCAGGTTCGGCCGCGACATCCTCGTCGAAGCCCTCGAGCGCGAGGGGGTCGAGGTCATCTTCGCGTATCCCGGCGGCGCGAGCATGGAAATCCACCAGTCGCTGACGCATTCGGCGAAGATTCGCACCATCCTGCCGCGGCACGAGCAGGGCGGCAGCTTCGCGGCCGAGGGTTACGCTCGGGCGACGGGCAAGGCCGGCGTCTGCATGGGCACGAGCGGTCCCGGTGCGACCAACCTCGTCACCGCCATCGCGGACGCCTACATGGATTCCTGTCCGCTGGTCGCCATCACCGGCCAGGTGCCGCAGGCGATGATCGGCCGCGGCGGTTTTCAGGAGACGGACATGATCGGCCTCACGCTGCCGATCGTGAAGCATTCGTATCTCGTCACCGACATCAACGACATCCCGCGCGTCGTGAAGGAGGCGTTTTACATCGCGCAGACGGGGCGCCCCGGCCCGGTGGTGATCGACCTGCCCAAGAACATCCAGCAACAGAAAGCCCAGCCCGTGTGGCTGACCTTTGACGAGATGAAGGCGGGCCTGCGGGGCTACCGGCAGCCCGACCTGCGCGCCGACGAGGTCGCGTTGCAGGAGATCCTCGGCCTCATCGAAAAGGCCGAGCGACCCGTGCTCTATTGCGGCGGCGGCATCATCACGAGCGGCGCGGCCGGCGAACTCCGGAAGTTTGCCGAGGCCACGCAAATCCCCGTGACCACCACGCTCATGGGCGTGGGCGCGTTCCCGGAGACGCACCCGCTCTCGTTGCGCTGGCTTGGAATGCACGGCGCCGCCTACGCGAACTGGGCGGTGAACGGCGAATACCAGCAACGCAAGAGTCCCGCCGAGCCGATGATCAAGCTCCAGGATGGCGCGGACCTGCTGCTGGCGTTTGGCGTGCGTTTCGATGACCGCGTCACCGGCAAGTTCGAGGAGTTCTGCAAGCACGGCACGATCGTGCACGTGGACATCGACGCCTCGGAACTCAACAAGAACCGCCGCGCGCACCTGCCCGTCGTCGGCGACATTCGCGACACCTTGCGCCGGTTGAACGCGCACATCACGCGCCGGCCGCCGGCCAGGACCTACGCCGCGTGGCACAAGCGGATCGCCGAGTGGAAGTCGCGCGCGCCGTTCCAATACGCCGTCACCCCCGAGATCGTGCAGAGCGACCACATGAAGGACCATCTTAAGGGACAGGAAGACCAGGTCATCCTCCCGCAGATGGCCATCGAGATGCTGTGGGAACTCACGCAAGGCGAAGCCATCATCACCACCGGCGTGGGACAGCACCAGATGTGGTCGGGCCAGTGGTATCGCTACAACTTTCCGAGGCAGTTCATCACGAGCGCCGGGCTCGGCGCGATGGGCTTCGGCTACCCGGCGGCGCTCGGCGCAAAGGTCGCCTGCCCCGACAAGCAGGTCATTGACATCGACGGCGACGGTTCGTTCCTGATGAACATTCAGGAACTCGCCACGGCGCACGTCGAGAAGATCGCCGCCAAGGCCATCATCCTGAACAACCAACACCTCGGCATGGTCGTGCAATGGGAGGACAACTTCTACGCCGGCAACCGCGGCCACACCTACCTCGGCAACCCTGACGACCGCGCGCAGATTTATCCCGACTACGTGCGCGTGGCCAACTCCTTCAACGTCCCCGCCGAGCGTGTCATGTTCCGACGCGACCTGCGCGCCGCACTCCAGCGGATGCTCGATGCGAAGACCGCCTATGTGCTCGACGTCGTGACGCCTTACAGCGAGCACGTGCTGCCCTTCATCCCCGCGAGCCGCACGGTGGCGGACATGATTTGGAAGTAGGCGGCGATTCGGGTGCAGGCTTTGGCCCCTGCCGGCTCGTTCAGGATCGGGCCAAAGCGCGGCTGAACACGCATTTCCCCAGATCCTCTGCAGTATTGCTCCACCCCCTGACACGCCCTTCGCACGGGCGTTTTATGGGACCGTAGAAAACCCCACAAACCGGGGCCTGGGAACCCCGGTTTGTGGCGAAAACGAATGGTGAGCGCATGAAAGCTGTATCCTCCATGCCCAAGCCGGAAGCCCTCCGCCGGCCCCATGCCGCACCCTGCGCGGCCCCCGCCATGGCGCACCCGAGCACCGGAACTTCAAGTGGCCGCCCCTCGAGTCACCTCAGACCCGCGCGTCGGCGACCTTGAAAACCACATGACACCACACGCCCGGTTCCTTGACCGCGCGACAGCGTCACGGCTACCTTGCGGCGTGTTCCGGCGGGGCTGATTTGATTCCAGCCGGGT
This genomic window from Verrucomicrobiota bacterium contains:
- the ilvB gene encoding biosynthetic-type acetolactate synthase large subunit; this translates as MSKTAQTAQSRAPKAVRRPADAREVGPARFGRDILVEALEREGVEVIFAYPGGASMEIHQSLTHSAKIRTILPRHEQGGSFAAEGYARATGKAGVCMGTSGPGATNLVTAIADAYMDSCPLVAITGQVPQAMIGRGGFQETDMIGLTLPIVKHSYLVTDINDIPRVVKEAFYIAQTGRPGPVVIDLPKNIQQQKAQPVWLTFDEMKAGLRGYRQPDLRADEVALQEILGLIEKAERPVLYCGGGIITSGAAGELRKFAEATQIPVTTTLMGVGAFPETHPLSLRWLGMHGAAYANWAVNGEYQQRKSPAEPMIKLQDGADLLLAFGVRFDDRVTGKFEEFCKHGTIVHVDIDASELNKNRRAHLPVVGDIRDTLRRLNAHITRRPPARTYAAWHKRIAEWKSRAPFQYAVTPEIVQSDHMKDHLKGQEDQVILPQMAIEMLWELTQGEAIITTGVGQHQMWSGQWYRYNFPRQFITSAGLGAMGFGYPAALGAKVACPDKQVIDIDGDGSFLMNIQELATAHVEKIAAKAIILNNQHLGMVVQWEDNFYAGNRGHTYLGNPDDRAQIYPDYVRVANSFNVPAERVMFRRDLRAALQRMLDAKTAYVLDVVTPYSEHVLPFIPASRTVADMIWK
- a CDS encoding DUF1559 domain-containing protein, with translation MKPQLHGSQPGREQHSLGFTLIELLVVIAIIALLAGMLLPALAQAKEKGRRAKCINNMKQMGLGWLMYNGDFDGRLPRNPDGGAAGSPGNRGWVRGWLDCQNSTPDNTNTDYLIGQSQVTNGSIGYGYVVSAEVYKCPSDRSQDSAFGKNLVRSVSMNSWVNPGRGFGAPDFAPAFESYRRDVDFVKRKPQDAFVFLDEREDSRNDGWFWVSSRGYGATPVPADYLIVDFPGSYHVKASVLSFADGHVEMHRWVDPRTTPPVRFRQLLPLFQASPNNLDVAWMQEHATSP